In Silene latifolia isolate original U9 population chromosome 6, ASM4854445v1, whole genome shotgun sequence, the genomic window GACTCGACGTTTGGTAGGGGACCCGGTTGGCTTCCGGGCCTGATACATCTGGGCGTGTCGCGGTACTTGTTTGTGAGTTATGGTGTCGTGGGCTTCTCACTGGCACCGGTGTTTGtaggtacgtctgggcgtgtcccggtaccgatgTGGTGGTTGTTTAATAGCGTGTCATTcgtatagtcatgttgcatattcacacacttgtgtcgtgtcacactttatttattgaaactgacgtttgtgtgtctatgtaattgtcacctatttccggggtggcatgtgtcgatccatatgatatttccgatcatatagggagcaggttaagtacaggttttgcttgttgacgtgattgGGATTTGGATCGCGTCTTGTTACTCGGAGTTGAGTAGTGTAGCATGGAtgacatagtcatagacgagttgtatttcattattcatttgtttacaggGGCTGTTACAGTTGATGACCCCTAGCCAATGGGGTTGTGTTTGCATGCGAGAAAAGTAAGGAAATAAAGCTCCCAAGCCATTTTTCTATGACTCTTGGCCACCGCGGTGGCAGGCATATCAGCGCCTCTTCGTTTTCTTGCCTCCTCTATGTATTCTAAGCTTATTATTTAGACAAATCATCTTGTATTCATCATTTTCCTTGCATTCTAGGATTAGAATACTAGCTATCATATCTTTTACAATAATTCTCTCACGAACATTTAGATTACTAAGTTTAcatttgatttgggtttgtaataAGAAATTGTTCATTCATTTCCATGTTCTTTTATTCAAGTTCTCATTTGGTATTTCTctatttccaatttcattttGTTCATTTCAATTCCAATTTTCTTCTTATTAGTATGTTATTGTTATCATCTTTTATGCTAGTTAGTTTTATcttaataatgagtgagtagtttattTATTTAGGGTGTAGTGGGTAGCCCGTGTAGAGGAAGCATGTAGATTAAAATATCTTGTTGTCATATTTGGGTTATGTGATAGTTGTTATTTATCTttaattcatatgcttacttttCTTCTATTAGTCATTGATTTGTGGCCATAATTATTTGACTACATTTGTTAATTTTCCATCCTAAGACCGAAAGCCAGGATGGGACATAGACTAAGCATGAATATTAGAGCGACCTAGTAAGATCGAAAGCCTCTACGACCCGTTCTAAGGTTGGCAATAAATCGAGAAGTGGATGTTATTGACCTAGACATTTATCGACCTTACAACCCTTAGTTTGATAACGTTCTTTTGCTAGTTTGCATTAAATCTATCCCCTAAATTCCTCTTTATATTGTTATtatttatcttgttttattttgaagTGATTATTATTTATCTTGTTAATTGCTCTTATTAACAACCAAACATGCATTCAAACAATCgaaccgaccttgatagaattcactcCATGACAATTTATATGACATCTCTCGTCTCCCTGAGTTCGACCATACTTCCCTAACTACATTCTTTGTTGTTAGCCTAGTCTAggatatttatatttaattaggTACGCgctaagcctaacaaattttaaAAAGTGAACGAAATATCACATAGGAATCGATAAAAACACAAGAGTATTGCATAACCTTCTCTTCATTTTAATAAATATAGTCGTCTGAAATATGGTTGCATAcctttattttcttttcaattttttaaGTCATTATCATGATTTCTTATTGTCTCTGTTAGCTTAGTTCATTAGTGGATCTAGAAAATCATCAATTAAACTGCCAAAATGCCCATTAACTCATCCAAATAATCATTATTAACCCACTTAACAGTATATGAAGATATCAAACTAAACCTGTTAAACGGGTCGAACGGGCGGGTTACGGGTTCGGTCATTTCAGGTTCGGGgtaaaatacgggtcgggtcCATTTCGGGTTTGTAACATCCGAGTTTACACGGGTCAGGTTTGTACGAAAGTGACGGCATGACACACTTTGAAGTGAAGACATGGCACACACTTCGTGATGAAGACGTGGTATGTGATTTCAGGTGATGAAATGGCAGTACTAACGTGGAATGCGATTCGACGTACTAGGGCAAAAGTGACGGCGTGACACATATTTCGAGGTGATGACGTAGCATGTGGTCCGAGGTGATGAGGTGTCATGCAGTGCTGACGTGGAATACGGTTCAACGTACTACGATGAAAGTGACAATATGACATACACTTCGAGGTGATGACGTGACATGTGGTTTAAGGCGATGGCGTGACACACATACCGCATATATGCATATCTTTCCTTAAAAAAATATAAGTCAATACATATAAGACATTGTGTATTTTAAGGAAGATATATTGTCTTGACTCAACGGGTCAAAACGGATTCGGGTATCTTTGAGGTTTGGGTTGAAAATACCGGGTTATTTACGGGCGGGTTATGGTcggttttcgggtcgggttagGTTTTGACAAGTCTATATCCAACCTTCCACGAAACCTTGATCATCATTTTATACTTCATAAAGGAGGTATTAATGGCAGTTGTGATTGTAAAAGTTTGTTTATGATGATTCTCATATTGATGAGTGATGCGATGTTAAATGTTGAAAATAGACGTTGAAGGAGGACTCTTGAAAAAGAGAGCTCAAGGAAATAATTGTTGAGACAACATGTGAAATTTACGAATATGCTAtagaatattaaaaaaaaaagaatatgaCTTAGAAAATCCAAAATTGATGGTACAGTAGTACTAAATACACCATATTGccttttttgtttatttttttttaatttgaagAAATACTACGTAATCAGCTATACAATAATATTAAAATGCTAGATTGAGTAGCCTTTAAATGCCATGTGGCTTCATATAAAGCATGTCTAGAAACTCTTAAATTCTACTCTTTCAAACAATAAACCATTCATTTACTCTACGTGGGTGCATTAACTTGCATTGATAATTGATCATAAATTTCTTTAAATGCACGAAATAAAGGAACCCCAACCCTGTGTGTTTACTTGAGAGAGAGTATCTAGTGAGAGAGAACTCTTTCAAATAATGAGAAACCCCAAAAAAAATCTAACAAGAAATCTTACTACTAATTTCCAACCAAACAAGAGAAAAAACCTTTTTTCTTCACAAAAAAGTCCAATAATGATGCACTTCAGCACCGTTCCTTTGCCAAGAGCTTGCTTTGGATTAGAATTATTTCTACATCTTTCTTTCCATACTTGCTAAGGTTTCCATTCTTCACAAAAAAAATCCAATAATGATACATCTTTCCTTTCATCTCCTTACTTGCTAAGGTTACTCCATAGATTCGTATGGCTTTGCTTCTGGTGTAGAGAAAAAATTTTAAAGAAAGTTTCTGGATCCAATTGGGGcaaattttcttttttaggaaaatGTAAGTTGATATTAATCTCAAATTTCCAACATACAAACCTCAAAGCTTCCAACTACTTAGATGGATACTCGTTGCAAGCCCTCCATCCAAATAGTGGTTGCTCGACACTTACTAACTATTTTAATACATCGAAATCTATCACTGATTTGGCATTTAAGCCGTTTACAAAGCAATTCAGGTTTAAGTAACATATTATCGAGCCTGCACTTGTTTCTGCAATCCCAAATAAGATACATTAGACTGCACACCACAACAGCTATGACCTGCTTCTTCAGTAATGAGCGGTTCTTTAAACTGAGCCACCATTGAACCACATTCTGCTTGGGTATCTGGACCCCCACCCAAAGAGAGATCATACATAAACACTGATAACTATAGACACATTCAAAAAATAGGTGCTTATGGGACTCCTCCTTTAACCCACACAAATAGCACTGATTGTCTGAGATGATCTGCATCTTTACCAGCCTGTCTTGAGTGAGTAACCTTTGTTGGACAACAAGCCATGCAAAGAACTTATGCTTAGGTAACATAAGCTTATTTCCCACCCAAGGAACCCGTCTAACAGTCTCAGCAGCAGGTAGCAACCATTTGTAACCGTCCCTTATAGAATAAGTACAAATGCCAGAAGAAATAAAAGGCTTCAGAATAGTCTTAGTTTGACATATCTTCCTCCAAGCCTAGCTAGAAGAGATAGTAGGTTCATAACTCATCCAATCCTTAGCCTTTATATACACAGCATGCACCCATTTTACCCACAGATGATCAGCTTTGCTCTCTATCCACCAAACATACTTTCCTATGGCAGCTATGTTCCATAGCTGTAGATTTTTCAACCTCAAACCTCCTTGCTTTTTTTGCCTGCATATGATGTCCCAAGCCACAAGAGCAGGACTCTCTTTAGTTTCCTTTCCATGCCAAAGAAATTTCCTACAAATTGCATCAATTCTATGAATAACAGTCTTGGAAAGAATGAAAATCCGTGCCCAATAGGAATGCAAAGTATGTAGGACATATGTGATCAACACCAGACGACCAGCATAAGAAAGTTTCTCAACAAGGCAAGTGCAGTCCATGACTGATAATCTTTTAGGGGAAACTGTCACCCCTAAATATCTGAACGGAATAGCACCCTTTTTCATACCAGACATTGCTTCAATAGCTGCTATAATCCCTTCACTTACTCCATTAAAGTCGATGTTAGACTTTCAATTAAATCATCTGCAAAACACAGATGACTTAACTGAACACTCTTACATAAAGGATGATAACTGAATCTGGCATGTTTCTGGGTCACCCATAAAATTCTACTTAAGTAATCTAAGCATAAGGTAAAGAGGAGGGGAGATAATGGATCACCCTGCCTCAAACCTCTTCTAcctttgaaaaaaccaaaaacctcCCCATTTAAAGCAATGGAATAGGAAGGAGAAGTCACACAATTCATAACCAGCTTGATAAATTGTGCTGGGAAACCTAATGCTTTCAAAACATCACTCACAAAAGCCCATTCAACCGAGTCATATGCTTTTTGTAAGTCAATCTTCATGAGCACTCTAGGAGAACAAGTCTTACtcttgtacaatctaatcaagtCCTGGCAAGCAAGAATGTTTCCCACTATATCCCTTCCTTTGATGAAGGCTCCTTGTGAAGGACTCACAATATCAGGCAAAATTGTACTCATATATTACAAATAACTTTGGAAATACACTTGTACAGTGTATTGCAACAAGAAATAGGTCTATACTGCATCACAGTTTCAGGAATATCTACCTTGGGCACCAAAGTAATTATGGTATTATTACTCTGCTTGAGAAGATTTTCAGTTTGATAAACATTTTTCACAGCATTAATGATTGACTGCCCAGTGATATGCCAAGTGTCCTTGTAGAATTGACTACTAAACCTATCAAGTCCAGGAGCCTTGTCCCCTGGGATATCATTAAAGGAGCCATCAGAGAAGTAATATGATGTGGCTGCAGACAGTTCCCAGTCCTTACAATGCCTTCATTCAACCTCTGCACAGGTTTGGAAGAACCCGGAATATGCTTATAATACATCTCAAAAGCTTTTTTAATCTCCTCATAGGTAGTACACATATTATTATGCATATCCCTCATCTGGTACACCATATTCCTAGCCCTTCTCCTATTAATACTGGTATGGAAATAGGCAGAATTCCCTTATCCATTTCTCTTTAGATTTCTGGTTGATAAACTTGGCTCTTGCTTCCTGCAGAAACCTCAATTCCTTGGAACACTCCTTCTCAGCAATAACAAGGTCCTTATTCAAAGGATCAGTACTTAAAAGAGTCTGAAAATATTTTAGAGACAATTCAGTGACATGGGTAAGATTCTCCACATCCCTGAACTGATCTCTATTGAGAGTTTtcaaatctttcttcagcagttTCAACTTTGTCACTACCTAGAACATAGGAGTACCCTTTACAGAACCAGGCCATCCATTCTTCACTATCTGGTCAAAATCAGGGGCCATAGACCACATGTTGAAGTACTTAAAGGGAATTCCTGTTAATATAATGCTCCTCAAATTGAATCACACAAGGACAGTGATCAAACAACCCTTCAGGTAAGAAATTTGCATACCCCCCCAGGATACTGATCAAGCCACTCATCATTTATAAGGGCCCTATTAATCCTGCTATAGACCTTGTCACCAACCTCATGCTTGTTTGTCCAAGTAAAAAAGGAACCAGTTGCTTTCATATCATGCATATTACTATCATGTAAAAGCTGTTGCATAGGAAGAATGTCAGCTCTAGTCACACTATTTCCTCCAATTCTTTCATCAACACTACAAATAGCATTGAAGTCACCACAGACAAGCTATGGTGCAGTAACCCTTAGATGAATACTACTAAGCTCCTTCTATAAACTCTCTCTTTTTGCTGCTTTATTAAACCCATACACTATGGTGAAAAGCAAAGTTTTATTCCTTACTTTGTCTATCACTTTAGTATGAATGAGCTGTGCAGACACACTTTTAATGTCAACAGCAAACAAATTAGGATCCCAAACGAGCCAGATCCGTCCTCCCTTGTGACAGCTATTGTTAGTGCATACACACCAACTATCACAAAGATTATTCCTAACTTTATTCCAGTTACTACTTTTAATTTTAGTTTCTAGTAAACCAAATAATCCCAACTTATTATGATTCAAAAAccaatttatttcattttgcttgTTAGGATTATTCATACCCCTTATATTACAGAAACCGCAACTACCCATTTTCAATCCTACTGCTACTGGTTTCACCTTTTTCAACACTTCTATTTAACACAAAATTAGCTTTCTGCCTTTGAATGGAATGACTAAGAGAATCCATGAAAGAGAATCCTCCTGGAGTGACCACACGAGGCCCCCCACTATCATTCTTCATCATTCTAGACAGAATCCTTCTGGGCAATGTTAAATCCACTTCAGCTGGTTTGGGCCTCACCACAAGAGTGATCACCTCAGTCACAATCTTAGGGTGGCTAGCGGTTTAGACTGATGAGTCCTCACCTTCCCTGGCACCACCTTAGGTTGCACATGCACATGAGCCTGAACCTTTGGTTTCCACACCTTTTTTTGGCTCCAAGCGAGGTTTACCCTTCCTGCACTGGTCAGCAACATGGCCCATGCCTTTACAAGCAGAACAAGACAAAGGCAACAAGTCATATTCCACCCTAATAGTGTGCAATTTACCAATTTCATCCATAAATTGAATCTCCTTTGGGAAATTCTAACCAATTTCAACCTCCACCATGGTATGTGCAAAGCCCAGAAACATTTTGTGGGAGGTGGCATCATCGCTTTTGATGTACCTACCAATCTCACCACTGATCTTCCCCAAGCAACCAGCACACCAAAACTTGACATCTAAACCATACATCTTTATCCATATACGAACCTTTTGAACATTGTGTTTAATTAATTCAGAATCAGGTTTCCATTCCTTTATTATAACCGGTTTATTATCAAAAATCAAATGACCATTATTCAAAATCAGTTTTTGTTGTTCCTTTGTCTTAAATTTTACTAGAAAAATGCCATTCGGTAAGAATGAAAGCTTATCAACACTATATCCCTACCATACTCTTTTCACAAAGCCAGTAATTACCTTGCTTGTAGGGTTTGCATCCAGTATGTAACAGAAAATAGAGGACGACCAGTATTCGATCTCACCTTTAACATCTGCTCTTTCCAGCTGGAGAATCAGTTTCGGAGCTGTAGTTTCCACCACCGATTCCTCATACTCTTCCTCATCTTCAACAATACTATCGAGATCAGCTTCATACTCCAGAGAAGAaaaactaagtttacgattatgCTTAGGGGATTCAATATTTAGATGAATTCCATTATTATTTGATCGAGAATTACTAGCTacatttttttgtgatttttgtgatGAATTAATCGAAGGATTTTTTGCAACAACCTTGAAACGTGCCATTGCTTGCGGTTCAAGCTTGTTTTTAGAAAAAGGGAGAATTTTCTCTCACTTCTTTCTCTCTCATCCTCCACTTTTTTACTTAATTTCATCCAGTGGGGCAGGTTTTCAACCGCTCATATTTTTGGGGTAAATCACTCATCTCCAGATTTGTCATTGTATATCACCGACACTTTTAATTATTCAATCCCTTTTCTTGGTCTGCCGCTTTCTTTCTTAGTATACACTTGGTTGCTCTCCATCTTAGCCCAGGAGAGCTCTCACCAGTTTTGTGTCTACTTCGAAGAAAGTATTGACCTAAAATCTCTTTCAGTCACAAATTCTTCAGATTTAGTTCTTAAAAGTACTTATGTTAGATACTTTTCAAAgcctaattttttttatttcgtttgcaAATCATTGCTCTTGGATTATTGTAAATGTATATTAGTTATAATATGGATGTTTAGTTTTGTTATTTTCATCATGTGTTCCCATGGCTTTAACAAAATGTGGATTTCAGTCCAACCAGTTCGTCTAGTACTATCGTCAACTTTAGGTTGTAATTTGCTAGTCTTTTTGTATCATTTGCCCTCTTGCTATAATCAGTTCAAATTTAGTAATTTGATTCTATTTAGAAATGCTTTTATTGTCCCATGTGCTCTAGTTTTagcatttttatgcttttattgtcCCATAACTATAGTATGCTGGTGTTGTCCTTGTTCTAATGATGTTGTAGGCAAAATTGGCAGAGTTTTATATGAGTATTATGTTCTTTACATTGGAAAATTAGTATTCAGTATTTCTTTTTGTTGGCTTGAAAATGACTGTCACATATATTTTGCCCATTGGTTTAGATACTGCCTTCTTAAGTTAAGGAGGATAGATTTTCAGTTCTCTGTTTTCTTCAGCTTGATTAGGGTCTTGTCGTCTCACTCAGAACCAAATACAGTTTCAGATCTTGGAAGAAGTTTTTTAGAATTCATCACACATGTAACTTAGCACATGAACTCATTTGGTTATGGTTGCGTTTAACTATAATGACTGTAGCATTTTGTGATAGTATAAAGTCACTTACGCATCATTTCGTCTCAATATTTTTCCATGAATaccttttggaatgttaggggaacCAAAAGAAAGAATTTTGCTCAAGAACTCAATTTCTTCTGTTCGTCAAATGGAATTAAAATTTTAGCTATATGTGACACTAAATCGACTTCTAAGCCCGAATCTTATGTGATCGCTAATTTTGGGTttattaattgtgatttcattccTAGTACAGGATTATCAGGTGGTATTTGGTTATTTTGGACAGAGTCTATCTCCATGACCTTTTCGATAAATGTCACATTTAAGTCCAAAAGATTCATTGCTTGTGAAGTGTGTGACTTGACAAATAATGTAGCATTTTGCCTTATTTTTGTTTATGCTCCTGCTCAACCGGCTGAAAAGACGGGCTTTTGGAATGAATTTCAGAATTTTGTTCTTAATCTTGATTTGCCTTTCTTATTATTAGGGGATCTTAACGAAATTAAGAGTCCTGCTGAAAAAGAAGGGGTGCAAAGGTTACCAACGTGCGTTGTTTGAGATTAACTAAGTTTTTAAGTATTACTAATTGTGTGTATCTACCTTTTTCCGGTAATTTTTTTACTTGGAGAAAAAGAAAACTGGTTCTGAAAATGTTTTTCAAATCCTTGATAGAGCCTTAACATCTCCTGATTGGATTAGTATTTATCCAAACATGCAGTTTGTGCATCATGCATTCTCGAGCTCCGACCATTGTCTTATCTCTGTGAAGTTTTATGACCAAATTCATACGAAAGCCCCTCCTTTTAGATTTGAACGTATGTGGACTCTTCAAGATGATTTTagtaaattggtaaaaaaaatgtTGGCAATACCAGTTTCAGGGGTCTTATATGTTTTGTCTTTCTCAAAAATGCAAATTCCTAAAGCAAAAGGCTAAAAAATGGAATCAATCTAATTTTGGAAATATCTTTAGACAACTTTTAATCGCTGAAAAAAATTTAGAAAATATACAAAACCAACTTGGTTCATCCCATTTAACGGTTTTAGAAGTTGCGCGGTTGAAATGGCTAAAAAAGCGTGATGCCCTACTTGACTATAAACGCATCTATTGGCAACAAAAAACTCGTATTAATAAAGCTAATTTTGGAGATAATAACACTAAGTATTTTTAAAATCATGCCACAATTAGACGTAGTAGAAATGGTATTAAACATTTTATTAATAAGGATGGTGCTCTTTTTATTGACCAAGATCTCATTCAACAAGAAATATCTAGCGAGTTCAAACTGAGCTTTACAAAGAATCAACTTCGCCATTTTGATAAAAATGAGGATTTTAAGTCTATTAATGGATTAATAATGGATGAAGATAACAATTTTCTTACTAGTAAGATTAGTAAGGAAGAGGTTAAAGAAACTGTTTTCAATTTAGCTGCAGGTAAAAGTCCTGGACCTGATGGCTTTCCTGCAGAATTTTTTCGAAAATATTGGGATATAGTAGGAAATTCTATTGCTAAAGCAGTTTTAACATTTTTTCATTCTGGTAAACTCATTAAAGAAGTCAATCATATTTTTATAGCATTAATCCCAAAATTAATAATCCTCAATCAGCAAACCATTTTCGGTCAATTAGTCTTtgttcaacaatttataaaattatttcgaaaattatAGAAACTCGTCTCTGAAGTGTATTACATAAGGTTATACATCCGTATCAAGGTGCTTTTACACCTAATTGCTTTATTCAAGATAATATCCTTCTAGCACATGAGATCTTTAACTCTTTTAAGCGTAAAAAAAGTGAAGGAGGATGGATTGCTATtaaacttgatatggagaaagcataTGATCGACTTGAATGGAACTTTATTGAAGAGACTTTTACGCAAATATGTAACACCGCACGTTAATTGAAGAgctccagtgataggcttaaatgactagtgcttaaaaggattggaagtactactcatatcaacaaagtgcactttcttttatggtcatccatgcgaaagaactccaaagttaagcgtgcttggctgggagtagtcttaggatgggtgaccttctgggaaggttcccgggatgcgcatgagtgaggacaaaatgcgcaataaaagacccgtgttgatctgtgggccatgtacacagcttGGACCTGGATTAGAAAAAATTCCATTCCTGACTTTTGCGGATGACACTATCATTTTTGCTAAAGCCTCTAATCAGAGTTGTGGAACTATTAAAtctattttagataaattttgcacgatCTCTGGACAATTTGTTAATTTCGACAAATCGACTTTCCAGTGCACTAGAAATATTGACCGCTCACTTCGTGGGTCAATTAGAGGTATTATTGGTATGAACGAAGAAACTCATTTGGGTAAGTACCTAGGTTGTCCTTTAATTGACGGCAGAGTGACTAAAAATATGTTTGAAAGTATTATTAATTCTTCATGCGctcaattatcgaaatggaaagcgaattctttCTCGCAAGCAGGTAGACTGGTTCTTGTTAATGCTAACCTTGCCGCGAAGGGAACCTTTCAAATTCAAAGTTTCCTCCTTCCCTCAAGTATCCATAACAGATTAGAAAAAATTAATAGAGACTTTTTATGGAATAAGAATCATTCATAGCGTTCTCCTAATCTAATTGGTTGGCATAaatttttttaccaaagtccCTTGGTGGATTAGGAATAAAATCCTCTGAAGTAGCTAATAAAGCccttcaaatgaaacttttatggaaaattcttatggaaAAGGATAatatatgggtcaaagtggtaaCTAAGAAATATTTGAGAAATTGCTCACTTTTTGAACATAAGCCTAATTCACTTTGCtcttggcaatggcgtaaactcATGAGTATTCGTGACATATTTAGAAAGGGGTTGagatgacaggtaggtgatggtAGCAATATCAATTTTTGGACTGACAATTGGGTTTTTTCTTATCCGCTTACTAGAAATATAGATGATCATAGTAACCTTGATTTAAATCTTTTGGTTAGAGATTTCATAACCCCTGATAAACAATGGGATATCCGTAAGTTATTACATATAGTAAATAATGATATTGTTAACCAGATAGTTAATATTCCATTGCCACACAATAATATTCCATATATCCTTCTTTGGGGGTTGTCTTTGGATGGAAATTTCTCGACTAAAACAGCGACATGGTTGGTACAAGGCTTGTTCGATAGAAATACTGACAAATGTGAATTTTACTGGATTTGGAAACTAAATGttcctccaaaattgaaatcgtTTTTTTGGAAAACTTTTGTAGATGGTCTCCCAACGAAAAGTAGGCTTCTAAGGAATCATATAATTGTCCCACCTCAATGTGTTTTGTACAATCATCTAATTGAAgataaagatcatttctttttcaaGTGTTCCTTGATTGCATCAGTCATCCAAGACATGAATATCATTAGCTTTAATAATTTTTTGGCAATATATGATAATATTGCAAGTGAGAGCTTTATAGAGAAACTTAATCATCTTAAGATTTTAATTCCAAAACCCGATTTCATTAATATTGtattatttggtggaatgcatggttgcATATAAACGACATTATTTTTAATGATGTTCAACTTAATATCAGCAAACTTAtccttttatgtaataatagcatcaAGATTTGGAATGAAACTAGACATAAGGATCTTAACAATCCTGATAAAGACGTGTCAgcttaaaaatattattagtaaagaagaaatttggtgggagaAGCCTAAAAATGGgtttctaaagctaaattttgacggaacAAAAATAGATGGTAATAAAGCTGCTCTAGGATATGTTATAAGAGACCATAATGGTAAAGTCATTTTGCTAGGAGAAAAAAAGTGCGGATCTAATAGTATTCTTGTCGctgaagctctcgctttaaaagaagacattttagcagctaaatacttaggaatctcgaaGTTAATTGTagaaggtgataatttatgtgttat contains:
- the LOC141588455 gene encoding uncharacterized protein LOC141588455 → MSTILPDIVSPSQGAFIKGRDIVGNILACQDLIRLYKSKTCSPRVLMKIDLQKAYDSVEWAFVSDVLKALGFPAQFIKLVMNCVTSPSYSIALNGESNIDFNGVSEGIIAAIEAMSGMKKGAIPFRYLGVTVSPKRLSVMDCTCLVEKLSYAGRLVLITYVLHTLHSYWARIFILSKTVIHRIDAICRKFLWHGKETKESPALVAWDIICRQKKQGGLRLKNLQLWNIAAIGKYVWWIESKADHLWVKWVHAVDGYKWLLPAAETVRRVPWVGNKLMLPKHKFFAWLVVQQRLLTQDRLLSVFMYDLSLGGGPDTQAECGSMVAQFKEPLITEEAGHSCCGVQSNVSYLGLQKQVQAR